Proteins encoded within one genomic window of Formosa agariphila KMM 3901:
- a CDS encoding OstA-like protein, whose amino-acid sequence MKTAQLHYIFLLFLFVSFTQLYAQQQKRIEIQYSGFLTFDEAKYPGAKVLTRDDSGQIHIIHEGVNMWCDQAIHYGKEDFIEAYGHVKMKQGDTINMDAKYVEYSGKTKLAFASGDVVLTEPSSVLSTDTLYFDRAKQQAFYRTGGTVVRDSSGTITSRIGRYYMDVKKYQFVGDVNLVNPEYVLNTEQLDYYTENALAYMYGPSTITGDASKIYCERGFYDTTNDIGYFIKNSRIDYDNRTIEGDSLYFNRNDSFASATNNITVTDTLNNSVIKGHYAEVYRAKDSVFITKRALAISVQEQDSLYIHGDTLMVTGKPEHRITRAFRNVKMYKSDMSGKADSIHVDQTSGLTQLINLSRLSPKDNFAVKRRPIIWNFKNQMTGDTIHIKSNTKEEKLDSLIVFDNAFIISKDTIGNGYNQISGRKLYGLFNDANQLRQIDIIRNAESIYYARNDKQELIGIEKSKSASISMFFEGNEINIIQKINEVDGTLYPESKYPANAKKLRGFDWREDERPISVEDLFRDDPPLELPVIKGLDPYVPQDEFFDETLIKRAEDLEESNKANNVEDPSKASRHLPDKDSVSTLNQPVKDSIQPPTTLKKSP is encoded by the coding sequence TTGAAAACAGCTCAACTACACTATATATTTCTGTTATTCCTCTTCGTTTCATTTACACAATTGTACGCGCAACAACAAAAACGAATTGAAATTCAATATTCAGGATTCTTGACTTTCGATGAAGCTAAATATCCAGGTGCAAAAGTACTAACGCGTGACGATTCCGGACAAATACACATTATTCACGAAGGTGTTAATATGTGGTGCGACCAAGCAATTCATTACGGAAAAGAAGATTTTATAGAAGCTTATGGTCATGTAAAAATGAAACAAGGCGACACCATAAATATGGATGCTAAATATGTAGAATATAGTGGAAAAACAAAATTAGCCTTTGCTAGTGGCGATGTTGTTCTAACCGAACCTAGCTCAGTACTATCTACAGACACGTTGTATTTTGACCGTGCTAAACAACAAGCATTTTATAGAACAGGAGGAACAGTGGTAAGAGATTCTTCAGGCACAATAACAAGTAGGATTGGCCGGTATTATATGGATGTGAAAAAATATCAATTTGTAGGCGATGTAAACTTAGTAAATCCAGAATACGTTTTAAATACTGAACAGTTAGATTACTATACAGAAAATGCTTTAGCCTATATGTATGGCCCTAGTACCATTACTGGAGACGCTTCAAAAATATACTGTGAGCGTGGTTTTTACGACACCACTAACGATATTGGTTATTTTATTAAAAACTCACGTATCGATTACGACAACAGAACTATTGAAGGCGATAGTTTGTACTTTAATAGAAATGACAGTTTTGCCTCTGCTACCAACAATATTACAGTTACCGACACCTTAAATAATAGTGTAATTAAAGGACATTATGCTGAAGTGTATCGAGCTAAAGATTCTGTTTTTATTACCAAACGTGCCTTAGCAATTTCCGTACAAGAGCAAGATTCGCTCTATATTCATGGAGATACTTTAATGGTTACCGGAAAACCAGAACACCGTATTACTCGAGCATTCAGAAATGTAAAAATGTATAAGTCGGATATGAGTGGAAAAGCAGATTCTATTCACGTTGATCAAACTTCAGGACTTACACAACTCATTAATTTATCACGTTTATCGCCCAAAGATAATTTTGCAGTAAAACGAAGACCTATTATTTGGAACTTTAAAAACCAAATGACAGGAGATACAATTCATATAAAATCGAATACTAAAGAAGAAAAATTAGATTCGCTTATTGTTTTCGACAATGCCTTTATAATAAGTAAAGACACCATTGGCAACGGTTACAATCAGATATCTGGCAGGAAATTATATGGTTTATTTAATGATGCAAATCAGTTACGCCAAATTGATATCATTAGAAATGCTGAATCCATTTACTATGCGAGAAACGATAAACAAGAATTAATTGGAATTGAAAAATCGAAATCGGCAAGTATTTCTATGTTTTTTGAAGGCAATGAAATTAACATCATTCAGAAAATAAATGAAGTCGATGGCACACTATATCCTGAATCAAAATATCCTGCCAACGCTAAAAAATTAAGAGGATTTGACTGGAGGGAGGATGAACGGCCAATTAGTGTTGAAGATTTATTTCGAGACGACCCACCGCTTGAATTACCCGTTATAAAAGGATTAGATCCATATGTTCCACAAGATGAATTTTTCGATGAAACATTAATCAAACGGGCAGAAGATTTAGAAGAAAGTAATAAAGCTAATAATGTTGAAGATCCGTCTAAAGCATCTCGACATTTACCAGACAAAGATTCCGTTTCAACTTTAAATCAGCCTGTAAAGGATTCAATTCAACCACCTACAACCCTAAAAAAATCACCTTAA
- a CDS encoding aspartate aminotransferase family protein, with product MKDEFFKYQAQTSPFPLAMEISHAKGSYIYDTNNKAYLDFVAGVSACSLGHSHPKVVNAIKDQLDKYMHVMVYGEYIQKPAVELAQFFAEHTPEPLEQTYLVNSGTEAIEGALKLAKRATGRSEIIAAKHAYHGNTMGSMSVMGYEERKQAYRPLVPGIKFISFNNIDDLQSITSNTAAVILETIQGGAGFLEPRDGYLTKVKARCEAVGALLILDEIQPGIGRTGKLFGFENYNCTPDILVTGKGLGGGMPIGAFTASTKLMEQLKEEPKMGHITTFGGHPVIAAAALATLKEITETDLMTKALEKEQLFKRLLQHPLITEIRGKGLMLAALTPSADITNQVIIKAQEEGLIAFWLLFEPRAIRITPPLTISNEEIEKGCKIIINILNSIVH from the coding sequence ATGAAGGACGAATTTTTTAAATATCAAGCACAGACCTCTCCATTCCCTTTAGCAATGGAAATTTCTCACGCCAAAGGATCTTACATTTACGATACTAATAATAAAGCCTATTTAGATTTCGTAGCAGGAGTTTCGGCTTGTAGTTTAGGGCATAGTCACCCAAAGGTGGTAAATGCTATAAAGGATCAGTTAGACAAATACATGCACGTTATGGTGTATGGGGAATACATTCAGAAACCGGCTGTAGAACTAGCACAGTTTTTTGCAGAGCACACACCAGAGCCCTTAGAACAGACCTATTTAGTAAACTCTGGGACAGAAGCTATAGAAGGTGCTTTAAAATTAGCTAAACGTGCAACAGGACGCAGTGAAATCATAGCTGCTAAACATGCATATCATGGCAATACTATGGGATCTATGAGTGTTATGGGATATGAAGAACGCAAACAGGCATACAGACCATTAGTACCTGGCATAAAATTTATTAGCTTCAATAATATTGACGATTTACAAAGTATAACCTCTAACACTGCAGCTGTAATATTAGAAACCATTCAAGGTGGCGCGGGATTCTTAGAACCACGAGATGGATATTTAACAAAAGTAAAAGCCAGGTGTGAAGCTGTTGGAGCCCTTTTAATCTTAGATGAAATTCAACCGGGAATAGGTAGAACTGGTAAACTATTCGGTTTTGAAAACTACAATTGCACACCAGATATACTGGTTACTGGTAAAGGTTTGGGAGGCGGTATGCCAATTGGAGCATTTACTGCTTCTACTAAATTAATGGAACAATTAAAAGAGGAGCCAAAAATGGGGCACATTACCACCTTTGGAGGACATCCCGTAATTGCTGCTGCTGCTTTGGCTACTCTAAAAGAGATTACCGAAACCGATTTAATGACAAAAGCATTAGAAAAAGAACAGCTTTTTAAACGCTTATTGCAACACCCATTAATAACCGAAATTCGGGGAAAAGGATTAATGCTTGCGGCTTTAACACCTAGCGCAGACATTACAAATCAAGTTATTATAAAAGCCCAAGAAGAAGGTTTAATTGCGTTTTGGTTACTTTTTGAGCCAAGAGCCATTAGAATTACACCGCCATTAACCATTTCTAATGAAGAGATAGAGAAAGGCTGCAAGATTATTATCAACATCTTAAACAGCATAGTTCATTAA